In the Paralichthys olivaceus isolate ysfri-2021 chromosome 15, ASM2471397v2, whole genome shotgun sequence genome, one interval contains:
- the f11r.1 gene encoding F11 receptor, tandem duplicate 1 isoform X1, translating into MLVIGLLPLALFLCAATGVRGFTVTTSNADVRVKENDGADLKCTYSGDFGSNARVEWKFKDLKGSQSYVIFDGKPTTPYAGRVTLYDGNLRFTKMTRVDNGVYDCEVSGNGHFGEVRVKVTVEVPPSAPLCRIPTSVTTGKTAMLTCHDSVGSPPPKYRWYKDTTLLPPDPHKIAGFKNYTYKLNPENGNLEFVRAAKIDSGSFFCEAFNDAGPPQRCKTVKMEVRDLNTGGIVAGVLVFLLLLALLALGIWYAHKKGYLPKKSDSKPKPNVVYQPPSLYGGEDEDRDFKQKSSFVV; encoded by the exons ATGCTCGTCATCGGGCTGCTGCCCCTCGCTTTGTTCCTGTGCGCAGCCACAG GTGTAAGAGGCTTCACAGTCACTACCAGTAATGCAGATGTGCGGGTGAAAGAGAACGATG GAGCTGACCTAAAATGCACTTATTCGGGGGACTTTGGTTCAAATGCCAGAGTTGAGTGGAAATTTAAGGACTTAAAAGGCTCACAGTCGTATGTGATTTTTGACGGAAAACCAACAA CACCATATGCCGGACGAGTGACGCTGTACGACGGCAATCTTAGATTCACCAAAATGACCCGTGTTGACAACGGAGTGTACGACTGTGAGGTGTCTGGCAACGGGCATTTTGGGGAAGTCAGGGTGAAGGTGACTGTTGAGG TGCCTCCATCTGCACCACTGTGCAGGATCCCCACCTCAGTGACAACGGGCAAAACAGCCATGCTGACCTGTCACGACAGCGTTGGCTCACCACCTCCCAAATACAGGTGGTACAAAGATACCACACTCCTGCCCCCCGATCCACACAAGATTGCTGGCTTCAAAAATTACACCTACAAGCTCAACCCAGAAAATGGCAACCTG GAGTTTGTCAGAGCAGCCAAGATCGACTCAGGCTCGTTCTTCTGTGAGGCTTTCAATGATGCTGGTCCTCCTCAGCGCtgcaaaacagtgaaaatggaaGTCC GTGACCTCAACACTGGAGGAATTGTTGCCGGGGTATTAgtttttctgctgcttctgGCCCTGCTGGCATTAGGCATTTGGTATGCTCACAAGAAAGGATACCTGCCAA AGAAGAGTGACAG CAAACCAAAGCCCAACGTGGTCTACCAGCCTCCATCTCTGTATGGCGGTGAAGATGAAGAC AGGGATTTCAAACAGAAGTCGTCATTCGTGGTATAG
- the thy1 gene encoding thy-1 membrane glycoprotein isoform X1: MNLISHNLCVTLYVGFASAQRVIQLTYCSIDEHNLRMDCKYALSGESPEVFCKYTQGERLLDTTDPDEEQHAPFKNRARARIFPGNNCRLLFKNLPNGKSNFTCNIKQTNSATVSKTSVVEKKLLLPCSAWSVLLQSCSGLLLTLMTLPMLLEIHWL, from the exons ATGAATTTAATATCTCATAATCTTTGTGTTACACTGTACGTAGGCTTTGCATCAGCCCAGAGGGTAATACAGTTGACTTACTGCTCTATAGACGAGCACAACCTCCGGATGGATTGCAAATATGCTCTTTCCGGTGAGTCACCAGAAGTCTTTTGCAAGTACACACAGGGTGAGCGACTCCTCGACACCACCGACCCAGATGAGGAGCAGCACGCCCCCTTCAAAAACCGTGCCAGAGCTCGCATCTTCCCAGGCAACAACTGTCGCCTGCTGTTTAAAAACCTGCCCAACGGCAAGTCCAACTTCACCTGCAACATCAAACAGACCAACTCGGCCACAGTGTCCAAAACCTCAGTCGTGGAGAAAA AGCTCCTCCTTCCCTGCTCAGCGTGGAGTGTCCTGTTACAAAGCTGCAGTGGCCTACTGCTGACCTTGATGACACTTCCGATGCTGCTGGAAATTCACTGGCTGTGA
- the thy1 gene encoding thy-1 membrane glycoprotein isoform X2: MFLLTTFFLFGFASAQRVIQLTYCSIDEHNLRMDCKYALSGESPEVFCKYTQGERLLDTTDPDEEQHAPFKNRARARIFPGNNCRLLFKNLPNGKSNFTCNIKQTNSATVSKTSVVEKKLLLPCSAWSVLLQSCSGLLLTLMTLPMLLEIHWL; this comes from the exons ATGTTCCTCCTTACTACATTTTTCCTCTTCG GCTTTGCATCAGCCCAGAGGGTAATACAGTTGACTTACTGCTCTATAGACGAGCACAACCTCCGGATGGATTGCAAATATGCTCTTTCCGGTGAGTCACCAGAAGTCTTTTGCAAGTACACACAGGGTGAGCGACTCCTCGACACCACCGACCCAGATGAGGAGCAGCACGCCCCCTTCAAAAACCGTGCCAGAGCTCGCATCTTCCCAGGCAACAACTGTCGCCTGCTGTTTAAAAACCTGCCCAACGGCAAGTCCAACTTCACCTGCAACATCAAACAGACCAACTCGGCCACAGTGTCCAAAACCTCAGTCGTGGAGAAAA AGCTCCTCCTTCCCTGCTCAGCGTGGAGTGTCCTGTTACAAAGCTGCAGTGGCCTACTGCTGACCTTGATGACACTTCCGATGCTGCTGGAAATTCACTGGCTGTGA
- the f11r.1 gene encoding F11 receptor, tandem duplicate 1 isoform X2 has translation MLVIGLLPLALFLCAATGVRGFTVTTSNADVRVKENDGADLKCTYSGDFGSNARVEWKFKDLKGSQSYVIFDGKPTTPYAGRVTLYDGNLRFTKMTRVDNGVYDCEVSGNGHFGEVRVKVTVEVPPSAPLCRIPTSVTTGKTAMLTCHDSVGSPPPKYRWYKDTTLLPPDPHKIAGFKNYTYKLNPENGNLEFVRAAKIDSGSFFCEAFNDAGPPQRCKTVKMEVRDLNTGGIVAGVLVFLLLLALLALGIWYAHKKGYLPSNKPKPNVVYQPPSLYGGEDEDRDFKQKSSFVV, from the exons ATGCTCGTCATCGGGCTGCTGCCCCTCGCTTTGTTCCTGTGCGCAGCCACAG GTGTAAGAGGCTTCACAGTCACTACCAGTAATGCAGATGTGCGGGTGAAAGAGAACGATG GAGCTGACCTAAAATGCACTTATTCGGGGGACTTTGGTTCAAATGCCAGAGTTGAGTGGAAATTTAAGGACTTAAAAGGCTCACAGTCGTATGTGATTTTTGACGGAAAACCAACAA CACCATATGCCGGACGAGTGACGCTGTACGACGGCAATCTTAGATTCACCAAAATGACCCGTGTTGACAACGGAGTGTACGACTGTGAGGTGTCTGGCAACGGGCATTTTGGGGAAGTCAGGGTGAAGGTGACTGTTGAGG TGCCTCCATCTGCACCACTGTGCAGGATCCCCACCTCAGTGACAACGGGCAAAACAGCCATGCTGACCTGTCACGACAGCGTTGGCTCACCACCTCCCAAATACAGGTGGTACAAAGATACCACACTCCTGCCCCCCGATCCACACAAGATTGCTGGCTTCAAAAATTACACCTACAAGCTCAACCCAGAAAATGGCAACCTG GAGTTTGTCAGAGCAGCCAAGATCGACTCAGGCTCGTTCTTCTGTGAGGCTTTCAATGATGCTGGTCCTCCTCAGCGCtgcaaaacagtgaaaatggaaGTCC GTGACCTCAACACTGGAGGAATTGTTGCCGGGGTATTAgtttttctgctgcttctgGCCCTGCTGGCATTAGGCATTTGGTATGCTCACAAGAAAGGATACCTGCCAAGTAA CAAACCAAAGCCCAACGTGGTCTACCAGCCTCCATCTCTGTATGGCGGTGAAGATGAAGAC AGGGATTTCAAACAGAAGTCGTCATTCGTGGTATAG